Within Halarchaeum grantii, the genomic segment CCGAAGCAGCAGATCGAGGAGGTCGAGCAGATGGTCGAACTCGGGAAGTACCCGAACCGATCCGAGGCCATCCGCTCCGCCGTCCGCGAGATGCTGGACGAACAGACCGACTCACAGTCGAACGAAAACCGCAGCTGGGCGAAGGTGTAACATGCAAGACATCGTCAATCAAGCCCTCGAGAACGCGGAGGCCGAACAGCGAGACCTGAGCGACGTCGACAACGAGGGTGACGAGTTCGGCGACCCGCGAATCGTCATCGTCGGCTGCGGCGGCGCCGGCAACAACACGATCAACCGGCTGTACAACATCGGCGTGGAGGGCGCGGACACCGTCGCCATCAACACCGACAAACAGCACCTGCAGATGATCGAGGCCGACACGAAGATCCTCGTCGGGAAGTCCCTGACGAACGGCCTCGGCGCCGGTGGCGACCCCTCGATGGGCGAGCGCGCCACCGAGATGGCCCAGGGCACGATCAAGGAGGTCCTCGGCGACGCCGACCTCGTCTTCGTGACCGCGGGCATGGGCGGCGGGACGGGGACGGGTGCGGCGCCCGTCGTCTCGAAGATCGCCAAGGAGCAGGGCGCCATCGTCGTCGGGATGGTCTCGACGCCGTTCAACGTCGAGCGCGCCCGCACCGTGAAGGCCGAGGAGGGTCTGGAGAAACTCCGCGAGGAAGCGGACTCCATCATCGTCCTCGACAACAACCGTCTCCTCGATTACGTCCCGAACCTCCCGATCGGGAAGGCGTTCTCCGTGATGGACCAGATCATCGCGGAGACCGTGAA encodes:
- a CDS encoding ribbon-helix-helix domain-containing protein; amino-acid sequence: MERVTLRIPKQQIEEVEQMVELGKYPNRSEAIRSAVREMLDEQTDSQSNENRSWAKV
- the ftsZ gene encoding cell division protein FtsZ — protein: MQDIVNQALENAEAEQRDLSDVDNEGDEFGDPRIVIVGCGGAGNNTINRLYNIGVEGADTVAINTDKQHLQMIEADTKILVGKSLTNGLGAGGDPSMGERATEMAQGTIKEVLGDADLVFVTAGMGGGTGTGAAPVVSKIAKEQGAIVVGMVSTPFNVERARTVKAEEGLEKLREEADSIIVLDNNRLLDYVPNLPIGKAFSVMDQIIAETVKGISETITQPSLINLDYADMTAIMNQGGVAVMLVGETQDKNKTDEVVKDAMNHPLLDVDYRGASGGLVHITGGPDLTLKEAEGIADNITERLDASANVIWGARIQENYKGKVRVMAIMTGVQSAQVLGPSTQKQADKSRAELREVEADGASSTSEWEGAHSDGGQDEIEQNNGLDVIR